GGCGCCCGATGGCCGGCTTCAGCGTCTCTTTCTCTACCAGGTCCACCCTGACGTCCAGCAGGTCGCTCAAATAATTCTCCAGGTGAACGAAACCCAGCAGACCGGGGCCGTTTTCATCAAACTCCACTAGCAGATCCAGATCGCTACTTTTGCCCTGCTCGCCGCGGGTCCAGGAGCCGAATACGCCCAGAGATTTCACCTGGTAGTGCTTCTCCAGCTCCGGTAGATGCCGGCGAAGCTTATCAATGATTTCACTCATCGCAGGTGAATCCCCTTGTCTGGGGGTTTGGCTTGTCCGGCGTTGAGACGGTCCTGTCCGGCGATCAGACGGACCTGTCCGGCGATCAGACGGATCACTCACGGTCATACCTCCCGGTCCCGGTATTAGCTACACCTTGTTGAGATTGCGGTCTGACGCGGCTCATTCTTCCGCCACCTGCTGTAGCTTCCCAATCCAGATCGGCTTCCAGTTCTCGGGCACCAGACCAATCGCCATTGCCAGATCCATCGTGCGCTGGGCCCGGCGGACCACCGGCGGATCGATCATTTTTGTACCCAGGGAGACCACCCCCAGCCCCTTGGCCCGGGCCTCATCAAAGGCCAGCACGATCTCCCCGGCTTGTTCAATCTCGGCTTCCGTGGGTGCAAAGGCTTCGTGGATCACCCGCACCTGCCGGGGATGGATGGCCCCCATCCCGTCGAAACCCAGGGACTTGGCCTCCAGGGCTGCCGCGCGCAGACCCTCCATGTCGTCCACATCACTGAATACCGTCCCGGACGCCTGCAGCCTGGCGGAGCGCGCTGCATTGACTACCATACTGCGAGCGAACAAGGACTCCTTCCCCTCCAGGGTACGCAGCGTCCCCAGATCAGCGGTGTAATCCTCCAGGCCGATCGCCAGAGACACGTTATTCGGG
This Candidatus Neomarinimicrobiota bacterium DNA region includes the following protein-coding sequences:
- a CDS encoding nucleotidyltransferase family protein, with amino-acid sequence MSEIIDKLRRHLPELEKHYQVKSLGVFGSWTRGEQGKSSDLDLLVEFDENGPGLLGFVHLENYLSDLLDVRVDLVEKETLKPAIGRRILEEVQLL
- a CDS encoding CoA ester lyase, with the translated sequence ILIPKAESAEQVQAVDARSEEIRRACGREEPIFLMPILESSLGIVNAAAIAHASPNNVSLAIGLEDYTADLGTLRTLEGKESLFARSMVVNAARSARLQASGTVFSDVDDMEGLRAAALEAKSLGFDGMGAIHPRQVRVIHEAFAPTEAEIEQAGEIVLAFDEARAKGLGVVSLGTKMIDPPVVRRAQRTMDLAMAIGLVPENWKPIWIGKLQQVAEE